One genomic window of Cydia fagiglandana chromosome 20, ilCydFagi1.1, whole genome shotgun sequence includes the following:
- the LOC134674813 gene encoding uncharacterized protein LOC134674813, translating to MACVFALSLLGNALCVPVDVPRHRRGYNDNELDFDEISRSDLMSTDTSVDEASVAPINPAVTLPPVTNTYEDKRKEFQAPESFDDDDDDFPEMQTSSTGGGGGSNVISLLNLLNGLFPSSGGANFQRILRSMLREYIRLYPQPLLLPQHRFMRRQGIFDNEIDIDDSFDLRPPPFQRQESDENGSNSDSNVSETKESDERKKSQEKSDEHDSDESNESDENDAGESLEDDDDDDNGDNNASQQDEDSKPASDGNGDDSNGDNDSDYDDDEPPGGGDGQGGGILGILAGLSGDNGESDLGSLLATISGIVVNLSGDGIDLNSLIASGIGLFAGLLSEGEENPGTIIAQYLLTSLDTITGGGAKNNGAFFGKFLSKLISGTSAGEAPEGASDESGEPQGPKDSAGFIASLLMGLSADMSKTSSAGSSKW from the exons ATGGCTTGTGTGTTCGCGCTGAGTCTTTTGGGGAACGCTTTGTGTGTTCCTGTGGACGTGCCTAGACATAGGAGAGGATACAATGACAATGAGctggattttgatgaaatttcgCGGAGTGATTTGATG AGCACAGATACCTCAGTAGACGAGGCGTCAGTGGCGCCCATCAACCCGGCAGTCACCCTCCCACCCGTCACGAACACCTACGAAGACAAACGGAAAGAGTTCCAAGCACCAGAGTCCtttgatgacgatgatgatgatttcccTGAGATGCAGACTTCGTCGACAGGCGGCGGTGGTGGGAGCAACGTCATCAGCTTGTTGAACTTGTTGAATGGGCTGTTCCCTTCATCTGGAGGTGCTAAC TTTCAGAGAATACTTCGGAGTATGCTTCGAGAGTATATAAGACTTTACCCACAACCACTACTGCTACCTCAACACAGATTCATGCGAAGACAAGGAATCTTTGATAATGAAATTGACATTGACGACTCTTTCGACTTGAGACCACCTCCTTTCCAAAGGCAAGAAAGCGATGAGAATGGTTCAAACAGCGATAGCAACGTGTCGGAAACGAAAGAGTCAGATGAACGTAAGAAAAGTCAGGAGAAATCTGACGAACATGATTCTGATGAAAGCAACGAATCTGACGAGAATGATGCTGGAGAAAGTTTAGaggatgatgacgatgatgataatGGTGACAATAATGCGTCTCAGCAAGACGAGGATTCTAAGCCGGCGTCAGATGGAAATGGAGATGATAGTAATGGCGATAACGACtctgattatgatgatgatgagccgCCGGGAGGCGGGGATGGACAAGGCGGCGGTATTTTGGGAATACTGGCTGGGTTGAGTGGC GATAACGGCGAGTCTGATCTGGGTTCTTTACTGGCGACAATCAGTGGTATTGTGGTAAATCTGAGT GGTGACGGTATAGATCTGAACAGTCTCATAGCGTCCGGGATAGGACTGTTCGCGGGCCTGTTATCAGAGGGCGAAGAGAACCCGGGCACCATCATAGCGCAGTATCTTTTGACGTCTCTGGATACTATCACTGGAGGTGGCGCG AAAAATAACGGAGCATTCTTTGGAAAGTTCTTATCTAAACTAATTAGCGGAACTAGTGCG GGTGAGGCCCCCGAGGGTGCCTCAGACGAGAGCGGGGAGCCCCAAGGCCCGAAGGACTCCGCCGGGTTCATAGCAAGCCTGCTCATGGGGCTCTCAGCAGACATGTCCAAAACCAGCTCGGCTGGAAGCTCCAAATGGTGA